From Glycine max cultivar Williams 82 chromosome 11, Glycine_max_v4.0, whole genome shotgun sequence, the proteins below share one genomic window:
- the LOC100781523 gene encoding linoleate 9S-lipoxygenase-4-like: protein MALTVHGFDRDYPYASDGLEIWDDIKSWVEEYVSFYYKSAEELQKDPELQAWWKELVEYPYGGLILNRPTISRRFMLEKGSLEYDALAKNPGKEFLKPITGKKETLIDLTIIEILSRHASDEFYPGQRDGGEYWTSDAGPLEAFKRFGKNLEEIEKKLIEKNNDETLRNRYGPAKMPYTLLYPSSEEGLTFRGIPNSISI from the exons ATGGCTTTGACAGTTCATGGCTTTGACAGA GACTATCCTTATGCTTCTGATGGGCTAGAGATATGGGATGATATCAAGTCTTGGGTGGAAGAATATGTCTCATTCTACTACAAGTCAGCTGAGGAACTTCAAAAAGACCCCGAGCTCCAAGCTTGGTGGAAAGAACTTGTAGAG TATCCATATGGAGGTTTAATCCTGAATAGACCAACTATTAGCAGGAGATTCATGCTTGAGAAAGGGTCTCTTGAATATGATGCATTGGCTAAGAACCCTGGGAAGGAGTTTTTGAAGCCTATTACTGGCAAGAAAGAGACCCTCATTGACCTTACAATTATAGAAATTTTATCAAGGCACGCATCTGATGAGTTCTACCCTGGGCAGAGAGATGGTGGTGAGTACTGGACTTCTGATGCCGGGCCATTAGAGGCCTTTAAGAGGTTTGGAAAGAATCTTGAAGAGATTGAAAAGAAGCTTATAGAGAAGAACAATGATGAGACATTGAGAAACCGCTATGGGCCAGCTAAAATGCCTTACACTTTGCTCTATCCTTCTAGTGAGGAGGGATTGACTTTCAGAGGAATTCCCAACAGTATCTCTATCTAA